The following coding sequences are from one Streptomyces venezuelae window:
- a CDS encoding pPIWI_RE module domain-containing protein has translation MYHHIRVAAYEPDPLHGPWREEMKVLRLGEDLHAELTGMHAEADRNSVHPHRLPVRRLNSLLQAMAPGVIATGRNAGTDGRLPWLYAREAVPPEVLAPVVGAWAAGMHREDDDSEGADLEERLRSGDPAETVRLPHWETEPVDLAESVLSAGGTAEPAARLYSLLPEWIAFRLAARTFRTGGATLHFRVESSGDGARLVSWPPQRYERRRQTWYYSACLTITVHTVPFAPRFRVHVSTQVRRWATRLDVRPHQLGGTTVLLDAPLPWPEGPDRGHRLMVNTLGYDRRSKELAWRRHSPAPLLPELDIVRNYPPPEALFADPERWINGSGDVAAGIVYHPSIGPHEVGPGLMPRERADLDAWVEEGLRPLLTRAPDLTRVSRSNTPSLLPRSGAGRVPGVRDAQLALQRRAALTRALNGRPLEIDVFWQSPETRAALLAELPKLIGLPAGQQVPSADGETWQWQCEGVDIRVRARPAGPLADALPTTRARGRLKAVRLAEAIEGRCGLVADRADPLLGGAGVVITEIAGKERFAAVPDSDPKHALRIAWARQGRLTQFVNSPDDTDSALEHRARWTWLDAFRQLGAISPPAHRVGAGIPGDLQYAALWLVRHTRRGPTRCPVHRLVAVRVRPGDGPGVIEGWDAERAEWVPYPKLLLMLSQAREPAAGGGKETGTGKLVDDSPAPGGSRPAARPGVEQDRQRETERQIRALLFQLRDRPTLLLADAGNLRQCWPGLRNGALDRDTLGFGAEPAQRHTLYGHDLRVLLVRDGNARGEVAEWYAHDTEDGVGFAEGVWGTADTEGRVFASTASKPHTVAKLPKGLMKLVPTAQGRTAPGKTAWNPGQLEITVLGCLSEKALTDSGRAGDPPDRPAEWATLAHQLRYHDDYPPLARPLPLHWARLAGEYVLPVAGTKSAGSTSSVS, from the coding sequence GTGTACCACCACATTCGCGTCGCGGCCTACGAACCCGACCCGCTCCACGGACCCTGGCGGGAGGAGATGAAAGTGCTGCGGCTCGGCGAGGACCTGCACGCCGAGCTCACCGGGATGCATGCCGAGGCGGACAGGAACTCCGTCCACCCTCACCGTCTCCCCGTGCGCAGGCTCAACTCCCTGCTCCAAGCGATGGCGCCAGGCGTCATCGCGACTGGTCGCAACGCCGGGACGGATGGCCGTCTGCCGTGGCTCTACGCGCGGGAAGCCGTCCCGCCGGAGGTGCTGGCCCCGGTGGTAGGAGCTTGGGCGGCGGGCATGCACCGGGAGGACGACGACTCGGAGGGCGCCGATCTCGAGGAGAGGCTCCGCTCCGGTGACCCGGCCGAGACGGTACGTCTGCCCCACTGGGAGACGGAACCGGTCGACCTCGCCGAGAGCGTGCTCTCGGCGGGCGGAACCGCCGAACCCGCCGCGCGGCTCTACAGCCTGCTGCCCGAGTGGATCGCCTTCCGGCTGGCCGCCCGGACGTTCCGCACGGGCGGCGCCACACTCCACTTCCGCGTCGAGAGCTCGGGTGACGGCGCGCGACTTGTCTCCTGGCCGCCTCAGCGATACGAGCGCCGACGGCAGACCTGGTACTACTCGGCCTGCCTCACCATCACCGTCCACACTGTGCCGTTCGCCCCGCGGTTCCGCGTCCATGTGTCCACCCAGGTACGCCGGTGGGCCACCCGACTGGATGTACGCCCCCACCAGCTCGGCGGTACGACCGTCCTGCTCGACGCTCCACTGCCGTGGCCGGAAGGGCCGGACCGGGGCCACCGGCTGATGGTGAACACGCTGGGCTACGACCGGCGGTCGAAGGAACTGGCCTGGCGCCGGCACAGCCCCGCACCGCTCCTGCCCGAGCTGGACATCGTGCGCAACTATCCCCCGCCCGAAGCGCTCTTCGCCGACCCCGAACGGTGGATCAACGGTTCCGGGGACGTGGCCGCCGGCATCGTCTACCACCCGTCAATCGGTCCGCACGAGGTCGGACCCGGGCTGATGCCACGGGAGCGGGCGGATCTGGACGCCTGGGTCGAGGAAGGGCTGCGCCCCCTGCTGACCCGGGCCCCCGACCTCACGCGCGTCTCACGGAGCAACACGCCCTCCCTGCTGCCCCGTTCCGGCGCCGGACGCGTCCCGGGCGTCCGCGACGCCCAGCTGGCTCTGCAACGGCGGGCGGCGCTGACCCGCGCACTGAACGGCCGCCCTCTGGAGATCGACGTCTTCTGGCAGTCCCCGGAAACCCGTGCGGCGCTGCTCGCCGAGCTGCCCAAGCTCATTGGTCTGCCCGCCGGGCAGCAAGTGCCGTCGGCCGACGGGGAGACCTGGCAGTGGCAGTGCGAGGGGGTCGACATCCGCGTCCGGGCCCGGCCCGCGGGACCCTTGGCCGACGCCCTGCCGACCACCCGTGCCCGCGGGCGCCTCAAGGCCGTCCGGCTGGCCGAGGCCATCGAAGGGCGCTGCGGGCTCGTGGCGGACCGGGCGGACCCACTCCTCGGCGGGGCCGGAGTCGTGATCACGGAGATCGCCGGCAAGGAGCGCTTCGCCGCCGTCCCGGACTCCGACCCCAAGCACGCGTTGCGCATCGCCTGGGCACGGCAGGGACGGCTGACCCAGTTCGTGAACTCGCCCGACGACACGGACAGCGCTCTGGAACACCGGGCCAGGTGGACCTGGCTGGACGCCTTCCGGCAGCTGGGCGCAATCAGCCCGCCCGCCCATCGGGTGGGAGCCGGCATTCCGGGCGACCTCCAGTACGCGGCGCTCTGGCTCGTACGCCACACCAGGAGGGGGCCCACGCGATGCCCCGTCCACCGGCTGGTGGCGGTGCGGGTGCGCCCCGGGGACGGACCGGGCGTCATCGAGGGGTGGGACGCAGAACGAGCCGAATGGGTGCCGTATCCGAAGCTGTTGCTGATGCTCTCCCAGGCACGGGAACCGGCGGCGGGCGGCGGGAAGGAGACCGGCACGGGTAAGCTCGTCGATGACTCGCCAGCCCCGGGAGGATCCCGGCCCGCTGCCCGTCCGGGAGTGGAGCAGGACAGGCAGCGGGAGACCGAACGGCAGATCCGGGCACTGCTCTTCCAGCTCCGTGACCGGCCGACGCTGCTGCTGGCGGACGCCGGTAATCTGCGCCAGTGCTGGCCTGGCCTGCGCAACGGTGCACTGGACCGCGACACGCTCGGCTTCGGGGCCGAACCCGCACAGCGGCACACGCTCTACGGCCACGACCTGCGGGTGCTACTCGTACGGGACGGCAACGCCCGGGGTGAAGTGGCGGAGTGGTACGCCCACGACACCGAGGACGGGGTCGGCTTCGCCGAGGGTGTGTGGGGGACGGCAGATACGGAGGGCCGTGTCTTCGCGAGTACGGCCTCGAAGCCGCACACGGTGGCGAAACTACCGAAGGGGCTCATGAAGCTGGTGCCCACGGCACAGGGCCGGACAGCGCCAGGGAAGACCGCGTGGAACCCCGGACAACTGGAGATCACCGTGCTCGGCTGTCTGTCGGAGAAGGCGCTGACGGACTCGGGGCGTGCGGGTGACCCGCCCGACCGGCCGGCGGAGTGGGCGACGCTCGCGCACCAGCTGCGTTACCACGACGACTACCCGCCGCTTGCCCGGCCTCTCCCGCTGCACTGGGCGCGTCTCGCCGGTGAGTACGTGCTTCCGGTGGCTGGAACGAAGTCGGCGGGGAGTACGTCATCCGTTTCCTGA
- a CDS encoding carboxymuconolactone decarboxylase family protein, whose product MEPRMSLFANETGAKIGKRIFAVSQVIHESALPKPTQELVQLRASQINGCGFCVDIHGKDAAAAGETATRLNLVAAWRHSNVFTEAERAALALAEEGTRIGDGREGVSDETWDQVRKHYDEDQAIALVALIAMINATNRLGVILDNVGGAYEPGNLATIAG is encoded by the coding sequence ATGGAACCCCGTATGAGTCTGTTCGCGAACGAGACCGGCGCCAAGATCGGCAAGCGGATATTCGCCGTCAGCCAGGTGATCCACGAGTCGGCGCTGCCCAAGCCCACCCAGGAGCTGGTGCAGCTGCGCGCCAGTCAGATCAACGGCTGCGGCTTCTGCGTCGACATCCACGGCAAGGACGCCGCGGCCGCCGGCGAGACCGCGACCCGACTGAATCTCGTCGCCGCCTGGCGGCACTCGAATGTCTTCACCGAGGCCGAGCGGGCCGCGTTGGCTCTCGCCGAGGAGGGCACTCGCATCGGTGACGGCCGCGAGGGCGTGTCCGACGAGACCTGGGACCAGGTCCGCAAGCACTACGACGAGGACCAGGCCATCGCGCTGGTCGCCCTGATCGCCATGATCAACGCGACCAACCGGCTCGGGGTGATCCTCGACAACGTGGGCGGCGCCTACGAGCCCGGCAACCTCGCCACCATCGCCGGCTGA
- a CDS encoding RNA polymerase sigma-70 factor codes for MHEGDQQKTEAPGGRGPGPHTDTADPAATDATDPATEAFITHRNLLFTVAYEMLASASDAEDVLQETWLRWAHIDQDTVRDPRALLVRIATRQAMTRLRTLRRRKESYVGPWLPEPLLTSPDVAEDVELADSVSMAMLLVLETLTPTERAVFVLRDVFDLSYDDIAQAVEKTPAAVRQIAHRARAHVAARRPREAVTPAQSREALAAFQQAVETGDLQRLLDMIAPDVVLLTDGGGVVRAALEPVVGAEPVLSVLSRLTSATFQATFHPAQVNGHPALILRTDAAENDAENDSEIDSVLALHLEAGLITGIYAVRNPEKLSRIDRETAVDR; via the coding sequence GTGCACGAGGGCGATCAGCAGAAGACCGAAGCGCCCGGCGGGCGCGGCCCCGGCCCGCACACCGACACCGCGGACCCCGCGGCCACCGACGCCACGGACCCCGCGACCGAGGCATTCATCACCCATCGCAACCTGCTCTTCACCGTCGCCTACGAGATGCTCGCCTCCGCCTCCGATGCCGAGGACGTCCTCCAGGAGACCTGGCTGCGCTGGGCGCACATCGACCAGGACACGGTCCGGGACCCGCGCGCCCTCCTGGTGCGCATCGCCACGCGCCAGGCCATGACCCGCTTGCGCACGTTGCGTCGCCGCAAGGAGTCCTACGTCGGCCCGTGGCTGCCCGAACCCCTGCTCACCTCGCCCGATGTCGCCGAGGACGTCGAGCTGGCCGACAGCGTCTCCATGGCGATGCTGCTCGTACTGGAGACGCTCACGCCGACCGAGCGGGCCGTGTTCGTCCTGCGTGACGTATTCGATCTCAGCTACGACGACATCGCACAGGCCGTCGAGAAGACCCCCGCCGCGGTCCGGCAGATCGCGCACCGTGCGCGGGCCCACGTGGCGGCGCGCCGACCACGCGAGGCCGTCACACCGGCCCAGTCACGTGAGGCGCTGGCAGCATTCCAACAGGCGGTCGAGACAGGCGACTTGCAACGCCTGCTCGACATGATCGCCCCGGACGTCGTGCTGCTGACCGACGGAGGCGGAGTCGTACGGGCCGCACTGGAGCCCGTCGTGGGCGCCGAACCGGTGCTCAGCGTACTGAGCAGACTCACCTCGGCGACCTTCCAGGCGACCTTCCACCCGGCCCAGGTCAACGGCCACCCGGCGTTGATCCTCCGCACGGATGCCGCCGAGAACGACGCGGAGAACGACTCCGAGATCGACTCGGTCCTGGCACTCCACCTCGAAGCCGGCCTCATCACCGGGATCTACGCCGTACGCAACCCCGAGAAACTGTCACGCATCGACCGGGAGACAGCAGTGGACCGCTGA